The following are encoded in a window of Candidatus Micrarchaeia archaeon genomic DNA:
- the psmA gene encoding archaeal proteasome endopeptidase complex subunit alpha → MYPVSPQAYDRAITVFSPDGRLFQVEYAKEAVKMGATAFGMVCKEGVILVSFKNIQSPLLVPESMKKIFSIDDHISATASGIVGDSRRLIDFARVEAQKHRVSYNEPSKVESIAREIGDVMQLYTQYGGGRPFGVSLLIGGIDEEPYLFETEPSGSVIGLNAGVIGRSKKEGEEFLEKNYKKGISIEEGIKLCVKALKKTGETPINQETVEIAICTTKDKMFRELSDKEVASYL, encoded by the coding sequence ATGTATCCTGTTTCTCCACAGGCTTATGATCGAGCTATAACTGTATTTAGTCCAGACGGACGTTTATTTCAAGTAGAATATGCTAAAGAAGCAGTAAAAATGGGCGCAACAGCCTTTGGAATGGTATGCAAAGAAGGAGTTATTCTTGTATCTTTCAAAAATATACAATCTCCATTATTAGTACCAGAATCAATGAAAAAGATATTTTCAATTGATGATCATATTTCGGCAACAGCTAGTGGAATTGTTGGTGATTCAAGAAGATTAATTGATTTTGCAAGAGTTGAAGCTCAAAAACATAGAGTTTCTTACAATGAACCTTCAAAAGTTGAATCTATTGCTAGAGAGATAGGGGATGTTATGCAATTATACACTCAATATGGGGGAGGCAGACCTTTTGGTGTTTCTCTTTTAATTGGGGGAATTGATGAAGAACCTTATTTATTTGAAACAGAACCTAGTGGTTCAGTAATTGGTTTAAATGCTGGAGTAATAGGAAGAAGTAAAAAAGAAGGAGAAGAATTTTTAGAAAAAAATTATAAAAAAGGAATTTCAATAGAAGAAGGAATTAAATTATGTGTTAAAGCTTTGAAAAAAACAGGCGAAACACCAATCAATCAAGAAACAGTTGAAATTGCTATTTGTACTACTAAAGATAAAATGTTTAGAGAATTATCAGATAAAGAAGTTGCTTCTTATTTGTAG